taacatttacacacgacacggctcgacaattataaacaacaagaaaacgtacacattaacacaacacattactaataagcaggttcccaccgcctggtcaccggtatctgcaagtccacttcagtatgtaagcgcatccagtggcccagcagtggggagtcccacctatcagtcaACACGCTCAGAATGCCGTTTGAGCTGGAACGTAAGCGCCTCAATAGCGATGCACACCTCTTCCTAATAATTGCAAGGAAACAAtctgtacttattactaatatgtatacactttgaaaccatgtcacattaactattttgacaaattgaactgtaagtctcatttaatgacaaatatgataatgcgacagggttctaaagtgggtacatgatattgttcatgactgtacacacctctgcctacctctttggggatacaggcgtgatgctttgttgtgTTATGTATCAAAACACGTTTAGCAATAGTCTATATTGTATCATTGCTAATATGTTCCAATCAGTATGATAATAAGCGAATGGACAAATAGAGTATTTCCCGAGTATTCAtcagaaaaaaacaatatttagtaataagaaataatcatcatcatcatcaatttaagagccacgctcttgtcgatgcagcattttccatgctactttaaaaaaaagaaaaaatatgaagaaaTAATATGAAGTCTAATATCTTTATATATTTCCTATTATTAGGATAAGCAAAAAGTATACGAGTAAGATCGTCGCGGAACTGTGCAGATAGAGTTCCGTAggttcttactttttattttgatgttcTATAAACCACTTGACATCCTCCATGGGCCagggttagagcattgggcttacgatctggaggtccagctTCGATTCCTGATGCGGATATTACAGAAATCACTTTGCCAGACGGAATCATGGCGATGGGTGTTGCATTTTTCcactttttgtaaaatttaattaatacagTCCATTCTAAATATTCAAGCATGTGTTTTTATTCACATTCAATACCAGCGACGCACAtcggctaggacattgcaggctgaatcacacAAAAAGTAATATGCAGGCTGATTACCAGATTACCTGAAAGTAAGGTGACGTGCtacggaaagcacgttaagccgatgctcctggttactacttaaagaagtaagtagtcgttacatgagccatgagtCAGGGGTCTTGGCGgttgaataataaccctgacaccaggttgaggttggtaatctatcttacaacttacacgatagaagaagaaaagaatcGCTCTAAGACCAAAATAAACGCTGCCGTCATAGAGGTTTAGTTTGCGATTTGATTTGGTTTGAAGTTTCCagtacagaaagaaagaaagaaacgtttattataatttaaaaaaaaattaaaattagtttatttaaaattaatgtattaTCAATAAAATTCAAACGATACAAGTCTGTACTAGAAACATATCTAGAGGGCACGGTATTGGCCTGTGACGCCCTATGGTCCTAAGACAGATAAGATAAACTAGGGTTCATCCAAGGTCTGCGTGCGTTTTCTTACGGTATTGCTAGGACACCATTTAGACAACCAATCTATGTAAAAAAGTGCATCTAATCACAAGCGACAGCGTGTAAGGACACTGAACAACCGACATTATACTTTATTTgtacagccataacatcttaatttgaagGAACGaagctcttaattttagcaAGAATGAGTTAATGAAAAAAGgtatctcgttggtatgcaaaccgtttgacgtgtgctgtcaatttaattctgtcgggttataagccaatgtatttattataggtatgtgtttaaaattgacaattgttccataaattttatgcctgtcgattacgtgtccctttctttttcagcagataagaaaatgacaggtataacttaaaataaaattagatggcgtctatgtaaattaatgtatacgtatttataacATGGTATGGAGTCTTTTTTAGAAAAACCTCCTTACCGTATGTGAGTCTGTTGGTTATGGTTTATCAGTGTATGACACCCAAGTTTTTCTTATACTTATTATGGTTAAGGAACCctaaattttaatatatgtaAGGATAAGAACATGACAAAACACTTTGTGAAATGAGATTACAAACAATGAGTAATACTGTAAAGTCAATGTATTAtggttgtttctttattttgtgcTAACACTCGCACGTGACGTCGTCTGTAGACTACGGTTATATCGcgcacttaaaaaaaaaacaacatttatttGCAGACAAAAAAGTCCATAGATGGTTAgtacaaaagaaaatcttacaCACTATGTTAGAAATGATAATAggaggtaagtataatataaaaaaaataaaattgagtaCACCCCTGTTAGACACCGGGGAAACGAGAAGCCACTCACCGACATCTCACCGGCCTGCACAAAAATATGTAGGTCCGTGAACCGCCTACCGACTTAGTCCGTCCCTGCAATGAcagactttctaggctacgttccaaataaaaatttagatggcgctgtacatactTGTCttataatttcatagataacagacataaataTGCATCGTTTATcattgttaggacattacaggctgatcacctgattgtccgtgcttcggaagacacgttacgccgttggtcctggtaactacttactgatgcaagttagtagtcgttacacgagccatgtcaggggcctttggcggttcaatagtaaccttgacaccaaggttgatggagttggttatccacctcacaacacgatagaagaagattgaaccTAGcgagtgataagcgctgaatgggggAAATCGCCCACCACGCCCGCGGGGTCGGtaacctgaagtgtttgttgtcgcgagttaGCTAAAGCCCTGGCCGTTCAGCCGCTTAATCGTGAAAGTGGACtcttaaacaaacaaacaaacttacTATCTCTATATAGTGTGTTGtgataataggtacttatgacTAATATTTTATAGATATCACTATGGACGCAATTTGAAATACGAAACTTATAGTTTATAGATAGCATTCAAATAGCAAAGTTGTGGAGCGAAAGCACGGTAGAAATAAGTTCATGAAAAAGTGATTAAGTAGTGTTTTTTTGGGCAAAAATGGAGGCGCAAAGTTTTATTAGGGGGAATACATGTGAGTTAGTTTTATCTACTACTAAactctccaccaacccgcattggagcagcgtggtggagtatgctccataccccctccggttgattgaggggaggcctgtgcccagcagtgggacgtatataggcagtttatgtttatgttactaCTAAACTACTAAATAAgagtttgtgtttttttgttcACACACAGCAACCTCCGTGTtttagtggttagaacgttatgttcacgatctggaggtccgggttcgattcccgatggggacattgtcgaaatcattttgtgagactgtcttttgttagTTAATggctttacaggcttgaatcacatgattgtctgataaaataagccgttggtcccggctattagcctgtAAAAacacccaccaacccgcaattgATCAGCGTGATGGacatccataccccctccagttgattgaggggaggtctgagcccagcagtgggccgtgaataggcagtttatgtaatgttatacttaagtaaatagtagtctGGACCAACGACGTAACATGCCTTCTGATGCACGGCAATATCTTACTTTCAGGTAATGAATATTGCTATCTGGACAACCTGAGATCAACCCGAATGTCCTGACTAAACCAGGGATTTTAGTGATATTCCCctaccgggaatcaaacctggGACCTTCAGATAGAGAGccgaacgctctaaccgctaaaccacggaggctgttgtttaAAGAATGTTCCTTCTCCACAGTACCGCGGCGCATGCGTTCCTGCTTCTTCCTCGGGAAGATCAAGTCTGGGGACCTGCGCGGTGTCACCGCGTCAGCAGTCTTTACAATCATGATGATCGACTTCTGTGCCTACTGGATCCTCTGGCAGATCATCCGGCTTGGCTTGATGCCGCCGTACGTTGCCGGTAGGTTCAGAAGAACACGACAATTTTCCACAGATGCAGAGATCACGAAATTCTACTCTCGTGTTTCGCACATGCTCCTAGGAATTACGCACTTGTCAATTTACCAGCTGGCATGCCTTAtctactcatcatctccctagcattatcccgtttttcacggaaAAGGAAACATCGTAACTAAGGAAACACATTTTTCGCTCAGAGTGaccatcatttatgatccaaatatgaatcgTTGAATCCGGGCCCGTGATAGGAttacaatagaatagaatagatataGAATGgaacagggtccgtttacctaaccagaagatttgacaggtctgattttttacagaagcgactgcctgtctgaccttccgacccgggaaggaaaaaccagccaggttaggtcacatacctccgaaaatgcatttcttgggaatgtgggtttcgacATGATGTCTCCTTTAATATCGGCGATTATAGACCGAGCTGGGCCAGTAAGATTCTAACTCCTAGTAAACCATCGAATGTGCTCGTCTGTACTCCAGATTGTGAAGAAGAGGCATTACACTACTACTCTTCACTAAAATGCCAATTGTGCGGTCGATACAGTCGCTCCTGGATCGGACTCcacagccattttaaaaaaatGGCAGTTTAGTATGGACAGGCCCTTTATTTATTCTTGTATCCTCCATCAAGCACTCACGCAACcaaataaaaacagaacattTTTCTCATCAATAAACACATGTTCTCACAGATATCCTGATCGCATCTTTGGCGGTCCTCGAGGCAGTGATCACACCCATGTGGGCGCTGCTGTGGCCGACCAGGAGACGGCGCGTGATCATGCTGTGCACCCTGGTATCAGGGATCACTGCCTTCCTGCTGATGTTCATACCTAGCGTCGACGAGGGGGTTGGATCAGGTGGGATCAGGAGTCCTTTAAACATATAGCGGATTATGAATGCTTACACGCCGATATTTAAAGTGCTGTGCCTTTACGCATCTATGTATATGAGGCGTGTGTGTTATGGCCAGGCTATAATCGTTTGTTTCATTTGGTTGAATGTCATTGGCATAAAATTGTTttgtacaatttattatttccaacaatcgtgtgcgtcaagctagcggcctcaaaaaaaaatgggcacgaaaaaataatttgaccataccaaaaaatagtactcttattgaaaaaaatagtacctgttgtaaaaaaattagtaccatcacggttctggatttatagccatgttttattgcacttgctagcttgacggtgagcgaaatttggcgagagttaacgacaaggcctttcgctttgatttaaacgccaaaaaatagtaccgaaatagtactcaccccctgcaaaataccgaaagtagtacttcaacggttccaaagttataaaggcagttctttgatcccgctagcttgacgttttgaaaatacctattatctggggaacgcttgcatacttcagtatgtaactaatgtcaataaactcgtatgaaatagtactccctaccatcataattttgatccgattctctttgtagaaatgttaaaaaatcatcataacctatgccatacatttgttgttgatacagtcacgtagacaattacataacctcacaatttattcgtaagtattgccattttggaggtctaccctaccatttctttgcacttcagtgctgctattacaaaaaattcctattgcatacacccatatgcactaattttaatagaaaatggctgcatgggtctagttcttatcgaaaacaatctgtgattttaatacatcataatacatttttaatctgctgttttattttataatttataccttcatgttgaatttgttacggatcgaagtgtttgttaataaacaatttgcagtatttgtagaataactcaaagagtttcaacaatgatattactttcatctaacaaccctggcacttcaccaatttttacccaaaaatggggaaaaatactgaaatctgacaacattcttgaccatgtgtaataattttgttcgcgactgtactcgtcttgataaatgtatgacataggttataatgactttttgacatatttctacaaagagaatcaggtccaaattatgatggtagggagtactatttaatacgagtttattgacattagttacaaactgaagtatgcaagcattccccagataataggtattttcaaaacgtcaagctagcgggatcaaagaactacctttataactttggaaccgttgaagtactactttcggtattttgcagggggtgagtactatttcgatactattttttggcgtttaaatcaaagcgaaagaccttgtcgttaactctcgccaaatttcgctcaccgtcaagctagcaagtgcaataaaacatggctataaatccagaaccgtgatggtactaatttttttacaacaggtactatttttttcaataagagtactattttttggtatggtcaaattattttttcgtgcccattttttttttgaggccgctagcttgacgcacaccaacAATCGCCATTTGACAACAGCTCATAGAATGGATGTTTAGGTATTTACTTTCTTTGGTTTTTGTCTACAGAATCCCGAGGTTTACTtggcaccctcaggcgtgttatctcaaattttgcattgggtgagagccctcagcgctccccatttgtccggccacatagttaatgccatttgcggcaaacctacaataagtcacgtcaaaaaaaatgtctacaGAATACTGTTCGCCGACCGCGGGTGTTCGTGGCGATAGCTCGCAGCTGGTGCTGCAGCTGTTTCTGCTGGTGATGGTAGCAGTGGCCACCACCTTCTGCCGCGCCGGCATCTGGTGTCACTCCATCCTGCTGTTCGATGAGCACAAGCCCAAGTACTCCACCTTGAACTACGGTAagcaatcatcatcagccgtacgacgcccactgctgggcataggcccccccaaggatctccacgacgatcggtcctgcgctgcctgcatccagcggcttcccgcgaccggTAAGCatatagagtatttatttatttatttatttcactcacaacaactatctttacaggataacctaatgcgacagagttggggacttatttatacatatttaaaattaatcattaattatttaactAGCACAATATACGATTgccttaattaagtatataacagATCACACTCATTGCTAGTAGTTAGTGACTATTCTATATGGAGacgatatttatttttgacgtcatgtttttaatgtattttaattcCTAGAAATATCGGTTTGACGAATTCGTGCCACTCGTGTAGAATATCTACCGTATTCTATTATAATGTTTTCTGTCATCCATCCTGGGTAGGCAAAGGTGGCCAGTCCTAGCAGCTCCGTATTTAGATGTTTTTCGGTCAAATCAAAATCAGACTTCTTTAGTGGtatagtttttaatataattataatatactacgacccgccccggcttcgctcgggtgcaatgctcaggaaaaatgaaattatttacgacatcacattaaaaacctcaacaataacagtatttctccactgtttaatggatgttattatacacataaactttcctcttgaatcactctatctattaaaaaaaccgcatcaaaagccgttgcgtagttttaaagatttaagcgtacatagggatatagggacagcgaaaagaaaaagcgactttgttttatactatgtcgTGACAATTCActactgaattcaactttacgagttttaattcatgtttggatcacgtgGGTACCAGAATTTGtggccccttattacatgggacttaaacatagcgggCTGGAGTGGGTGTATTGTATACCCgaaagggtagacagaggtggaGAGAACAAACTGGAGTGttatgttacgtttttcttttttcaggtGTAATAGTGATGATCCGTGTCATCGGGTACATTCTCTTACCGAAGCTGCTGGGTAGTGAGTTCGAGGTTGGCATCCTGGCGGTTTTGGCCATAGCGGTTCCTCTGATTATCAACGCTTTGCAGTTCTGGAGGATGCCGGAGTCTTCGCAGGCTCTTGAGAAATGTCCAAGTGACACGAGTAAGTTAATTATGATGAGGAAATATTGAAATGTTTTGGACGACACTAGAATATTTGAATCCGAAATTGTGGACTCGTGAATTTTTTGAcaagtacttactaatataatttAACCAGCTTCTAACTAACCCgtgacttcgttcgcgtgaaaccctactattaaaactagtatttaattatcataataatttaaaactgtGATTTACAGACtgttatttataaagaaaagagATTGTTTTTGTGtcatatatgtacgtatatgctAGAAAGCTAgcaaagagaggaaggggaaaaccaagtagagcttacatggaacagatcataGAGAAGgtaaacgtcgtgtcttataaggaggtgaaggaattggcctttgatagacaagaatggagaatgctgcaccgacaagagcgtggctcttaaattagtgttgatGATGCTAGACAGAATTCTAagtgtagtagtagtaataTAAGTGTATTGTTTATATATATCAAGCAAGCAAGTCcctttagataataaataagtaggtacataagtgATAATTTGCAGGTATATCATCGAGTGCGTACCGCATCTTCACGTCGAAGATGATCATGGGTCAGATTATTGGTATTTCTCTTCTTTGCGGATCCATCTGGGGATTTGGATGGAATCAGGACGAGATAGTTAAGGTATTATGAGTAATATTTCGTTTTTTAAACGAATATCTTTACTATTGGATGACCCGTGAACATTGTTTTCCATAATTTTCTCAACGTTTAAACCTTTTCTGGAGTTCCATGAAAATTTCTAGACTAAAATTAGCCAAATCGTTTAACCCGTTGTCGACTTTCGATAACGTGTCGGCTCTGTGcgaaggtttttcttgcagcttatttttcccggctatacaggctgagagaagctgcagtagttttaggcagatgggacgttcgttacgtaacatattgtcgattcaaagagtaactttacctactgaatgaagatatttttgaatttgaatttgactaacGAACAGTAAATTCATTTCTATATAATATAGTCTACAAAATGAAGGTATATATCCTATTATTGTTGCAGGCGAAATATCTCGTGTTGGAGCCAGGCGACTTTTTGGCGAGTCAGCTGTATCTGTTGCCTACGCTGGCCATCTTCACAACAGTATCTGTGAGTACACAACTTTCTAGAAAAAGTTCGATATTTTTACACGTCTTTCTATGATGTGAcaaaggctactttttgtctctttccatCCCCTCACTTCCCTAAAACGGAGGTGGAAGTTTGGAAATTCTACCAAACTACGTGCGTTGATTACGATGACGTCGTCGACACGATCGTTGCTGGTTTGTACGCTAGGTCGCGTTTTCAAAGTAAATAGTAATTTCTAGTTTTGGTAGTTGACTGGATCAAGAAGAAAGTTctcaactatttttttttcttatggcAGTAGTGGTACGAGAGCGGAAAGTAACAAACCCTACGTCATCGACAACCACGATGGGACCAGTTTATAGTTGTCACTGATTGAAAAGGTCTTCTAAAAATATAGGGTTACCTCCTTTTTACATTACTCCTGGAGCGTTTTGTGTAGAATACTCTCGTACTATAgttatttcatacaaatactATTTTGAAAAAggttcgttttgacgttttataAAAAGTATCGTATTTGACTAATTGGTACACCTGGCAATGATTTTCACGCCAACAGCTGTACGGGCTGGTCTACTCTCTACCGGAGGTGTTCAACAAGGTGTCTGGCGCTAAGCTGGCAACACTATCATCCATCTTGCTGGTGATATCGTACTGCCTGGCCACCCTGACCGTGTCATGCGACCGCGGGCAAGTCGCGGGTCTGGACAGTCACTACGTGCAGCCGAATTGCAGCAGGCACTGCAAGTAAGTAAGAACTGGGGGCCTAAAAAGGCCAcgttaaagcaattcatctcaaaaagcaatattgctatttgacatttgtttgcacttgcttttatatgcgcaaatgtaaaattgaaatattgctttttaaatgaactgCACGCTATaagtattcttctatcgtgtgggttatgaggtggattacctctggattactaaccccatcaaccctggtgcctgGAGTATTATTGAGTCGTCAAAGGCCTCTGGCCTGGCCTATGACTCATTacaattacgtacttacatcctGCCTTATcgggacttaacgtgcctttcgaagcgcggattttattttctaacatcctagtgatcagtctgcaatgtcctaacaaaaccagggctcaaaaagtgatttttgcgatatttccccaccggttATCGCTGGCggcccactaggatcgattaattcttttatagacataatcctctcagactaAGAGCTtggcgtccaactgggcaccctcagacctgccTTATTTatttaccggatgagagcccccagcactccccatttgtgccGCCAAGTAGTGattgcggcaaatcaacaataagtcacgttacaAAGCAAAAGTTAGATACCTACATGTAGATTTCAACGTATCGCTAGTATGCCACCTTAAAGGATGCGTTAACTTAATGTTGTTAGCCACATTCAGCATGAGAGGAACCTTGTTTCCAGCTGTCAGTCTCCATGGAGTGAGTTCAAACCCATCTGTGTGCTGGACAACCTCACGACATACATGTCTCCGTGTCACGCAGGCTGTGAGGGCATCGACACTATTGCTGGGGTCACGTGAGTATTATAAGGTTCTgacgtcatctccctagcgtctacatatcccgtttttacagcaACTACTGCTGAAAGGAAACTATCCCAATTACACGTTAGGATGGTAAAAACTAGGCATATAGGTAgtacatcatcgtcatcatcagcccattaacgtccccactgctggggcacgggccttccctatggatggatagggagatcgggccttaaaccaccacgcgggcccagtgtggattgatggttattaacgactgctaatgcagccgggaccaacggcttaacgtgccttccgaagcacggaggagctcgagatgaaaacttctttttgtggtcacccatcctatgaccggcctttgcgaaagttgcttaactttaacaatcgcagaccgtgcgcgtttaccgctgcgccaccgagctcctcaataggTAGTACATAATTAAGTGTAAcacgttaatttttttttgtcaagaTACGGTATAACTTCTATCGTCTGTTTTGAgagagatttaaaataaaaaaaaacacgttccAGGGTACTGCGTGGCTGCGCGTGCGCGCCGACCCAAGGCTTCCAGCGAGCCAGCTTCGGCGCGTGCAACATTAACGACTGCAATGTCGCCTCACAGTTCTTCAGGATGTTCTACTTCCTCATCATTACACTCACTGGTAtgcatttttttgtattaaaattcttatacctattattttgttttaaagcatagaaaagtatttttatagctttttactcatttggctcgatcattatagacggcgatacggctaaccaCCTATTTATCTTACCATATAATG
This genomic interval from Pectinophora gossypiella chromosome Z, ilPecGoss1.1, whole genome shotgun sequence contains the following:
- the LOC126380314 gene encoding uncharacterized protein LOC126380314, whose translation is MEAQSFIRGNTLPRRMRSCFFLGKIKSGDLRGVTASAVFTIMMIDFCAYWILWQIIRLGLMPPYVADILIASLAVLEAVITPMWALLWPTRRRRVIMLCTLVSGITAFLLMFIPSVDEGVGSEYCSPTAGVRGDSSQLVLQLFLLVMVAVATTFCRAGIWCHSILLFDEHKPKYSTLNYGVIVMIRVIGYILLPKLLGSEFEVGILAVLAIAVPLIINALQFWRMPESSQALEKCPSDTSISSSAYRIFTSKMIMGQIIGISLLCGSIWGFGWNQDEIVKAKYLVLEPGDFLASQLYLLPTLAIFTTVSLYGLVYSLPEVFNKVSGAKLATLSSILLVISYCLATLTVSCDRGQVAGLDSHYVQPNCSRHCNCQSPWSEFKPICVLDNLTTYMSPCHAGCEGIDTIAGVTVLRGCACAPTQGFQRASFGACNINDCNVASQFFRMFYFLIITLTVMALQGKGMILLRTVEPRDRPLAVGIATAVTLVVTFCFVHFSYLAIQVKTCAWREGGRCLLQDDDFPVYVGGASAALAGCSALIGIATWVAQCRSRKKEADHAMRPPSNSALDNTPNAPSGTLTMNAPPKNAPPSNGAPSNGTIRMTEA